The sequence GCAGCCGGATCGTCATCGTCACCGGGGGGCTCGGTCCCACCGGCGACGACATCACCCGTCAGACCCTGGCCGAATACACGGGCATCCCGCTTCAGGAATCGTCCCAGGTGATCCAAGAGTATCGGCGCCGCTACGGAGACCGGGTATTCCGCCCGAGTCTCCGGCGGCAGGCGCAGGTTCCGTCCCGCGGCGCCTATCTGAAGAATCGGGTCGGAAGCGCCGTCGGCTTGGTCTTCGACGACGGACAACGAGTTGTGGTGGCGCTGCCCGGTCCGCCCCGGGAACTCCGGCCCATGGTCAGGGAGCAACTGATTCCGTTTCTGGCCCGCCGATTCGGGATCCAGGCGGCGGTCGAATCGGTCACGCTACGCTTTGTGGGGATCGGAGAATCGAGCATCCAGAGTGTCATCGACAAGCACGTCAACCTGCCGTCCGGGGTCAGGGTCGCCTCCACCTTCGAAGCGGGACGGGTCGACCTCACCTTCTACGGCCACTCCGGCTTGCCCGGCATTCGAAAAAGCCTGCTGGGTTTGCGGGATCGGATGCTGGAGCAGCTCGGACAACATGTCTATTCCGTTGGCGGATCGACGCTCGAAGAAACGATCCTGCGGCTTCTGGCCGATCGCAAGGCGACGTTGGCCGTGGCCGAGGTGGCGACGGGAGGCGGCCTCTCATCCCGGTTGACCGGGACTCCCTCCGCGCCGTCGGTTCTGTTCGGCAGCTATGTGGCTGCCACGAATGCCGGAATAAAAGGATTGCTGGCGTCTGAGGGGTCGGAGGCTTCGGGACAGGTTCCGGAGGGGAATGAGGCGATCCTCGATCTGGCTCGCAAGGTCGCAAGTGATCAGCGGGATCGATGGGTCCTTCTGGTTTCCCAACTGGAAGAGGGGGACGCCGACCGCGTTACCCTCTGCGCCGGGTCCAGGGCCCACGGGTTCGCCGTCGAGTCGGTCGGATTCCGCACCGGCAGGTCGGGACGTGAGCGGCTCATCACGCGCGCCCTTGATTTCCTCAGGAGAAGACTGGCTCAATGAGTCCCCGGGAGGCTCCAATGGGGTGGATGATACGTCTCGGTTGGCTGCTGTGCCTGGGAGTGGGCGCCCAGATTCTGGCGCTCGACTTTCCGCATCGAGCCCGGGTGCTGGCCATCGAGGACCTGACCCACGACGTGAAGAGAGTGCGGCTGACGTTGCTCCGTCCCGGCGGGTTCTCCTTCAAGCCGGGACAATTCGTCTTCCTCGAGGTCCCGGAAGAATTCGTTCAGGAATGGAACTCCCGATACGAGACGGCGCATGGGTCGGTCTTTCGACCCTATTCTTTCGCCTCCCCGCCCAGCCGGCTTCCGGAGTTCGACTTCATCATCAAGCACTTCCGGGCGCCGCCCGGCAAGGACGTGCCGCCCGGCGTCGCGTCCACCTACGTCCATACCCGGCTCCAGCCCGGCGACGTCCTCCACCTCAGCGATCCCACCGGGACTCTCTACCTGGGCCAGGACAGCGACCGGCCCATCCTGGTGGTGGCCGGGGGCAGCGGCGCCGCGCCTTTCGTCGGTTTGTTGGAATATTGGTTCGAACAGGGAATGGACCGGACGCGGACAATCCACTTCTTCTTCGGTGTCCGCAGCCGGAGGGACCTCCTCCTGCACGGCCGGTTCTCCAAGTGGGCGGCGGAAAAAGAGAACTTCACCTATACGCCGGCCCTGTCCTCCCCCCGCGAAGGGGACGACTGGAATGGAGAGACGGGTTATATTCAGCTCTCCGTCGACAAGCACGTGGAGGCCCCGTCCGAAGCCGAGGCCTATCTCGCCGGGCCGCCGATCATGGTGAAGATGGTGACGGAGGTCCTCAGGGCGAAAGGGATCCCCGGCAGCCGCATCTTTTTCGATCAGATTCTCGCCAGGGAATGAGGTGTTGAACATGGAGACTCAGACGATTTTGGCCGTGGTTTCGTTTTTGGCTCTGGCGTCGGCCCTGCTGGCCCTCAGGTCGGCTTCCGCGGCGAAGAGCCGGGCCGGAAAGCTGGAGCGGACGCTCAAGTCCCTGGAAGAAGACGTCGCCAGTTCGGGGTCCCGGCAGAAGGAGCAACTCGAGAATCAGGGACAACTGCTCCGGCGCGTGGCCCAGGGGAACCATGTGACGGATGCAGTTCTCTCAGGCGGCCTTTTCGATGAAATCGACGGCGAAGGAGCTTTGGATATGCTTCGCCGGCATCCGGAGAC is a genomic window of Acidobacteriota bacterium containing:
- a CDS encoding molybdopterin-binding protein; amino-acid sequence: MQFPVSWRMLIFGLIAIFLSAEICAQVPRASDSETEFVVVVTGRELLEGAYADAHTQFLARTLLPLGGRCVGSVTVTDDEKEMLRALEYASRRSRIVIVTGGLGPTGDDITRQTLAEYTGIPLQESSQVIQEYRRRYGDRVFRPSLRRQAQVPSRGAYLKNRVGSAVGLVFDDGQRVVVALPGPPRELRPMVREQLIPFLARRFGIQAAVESVTLRFVGIGESSIQSVIDKHVNLPSGVRVASTFEAGRVDLTFYGHSGLPGIRKSLLGLRDRMLEQLGQHVYSVGGSTLEETILRLLADRKATLAVAEVATGGGLSSRLTGTPSAPSVLFGSYVAATNAGIKGLLASEGSEASGQVPEGNEAILDLARKVASDQRDRWVLLVSQLEEGDADRVTLCAGSRAHGFAVESVGFRTGRSGRERLITRALDFLRRRLAQ
- a CDS encoding FAD-binding oxidoreductase; translated protein: MIRLGWLLCLGVGAQILALDFPHRARVLAIEDLTHDVKRVRLTLLRPGGFSFKPGQFVFLEVPEEFVQEWNSRYETAHGSVFRPYSFASPPSRLPEFDFIIKHFRAPPGKDVPPGVASTYVHTRLQPGDVLHLSDPTGTLYLGQDSDRPILVVAGGSGAAPFVGLLEYWFEQGMDRTRTIHFFFGVRSRRDLLLHGRFSKWAAEKENFTYTPALSSPREGDDWNGETGYIQLSVDKHVEAPSEAEAYLAGPPIMVKMVTEVLRAKGIPGSRIFFDQILARE
- a CDS encoding rhodanese-like domain-containing protein encodes the protein METQTILAVVSFLALASALLALRSASAAKSRAGKLERTLKSLEEDVASSGSRQKEQLENQGQLLRRVAQGNHVTDAVLSGGLFDEIDGEGALDMLRRHPETLIIDVREPHEHAAVRIPGAKLIPLGEVSARASEIPQEADRVIVHCAAGGRSAQACAQLGVQGYVNLYNLAGGIGRWPGEIRRGQSETN